The Streptomyces avermitilis MA-4680 = NBRC 14893 genome contains a region encoding:
- a CDS encoding DUF72 domain-containing protein — MTLFVGTSGWQYKDWLGALYPPGCPTRLWLEEYATRFATVEINNAFYRLPSRGTFETWRERTPPDFVVAVKASRYLTHIKRLRDPEEPVHRLMTHAAGLGDRLGPVLVQLPPTLRADPGLLDACLACFPSGTRIAVEPRHDSWWAPAVREVLEARGAALCWADVLSRPATPLWRTADWGYVRFHEGRARRWPRYGRQALVTWARRIAETWPDDHEVYAYFNNDPHAAAVEDAAVFARVAKATGLTVTRTPGGDE, encoded by the coding sequence ATGACCCTGTTCGTCGGCACCTCGGGGTGGCAGTACAAGGACTGGCTGGGCGCCTTGTACCCGCCCGGGTGTCCCACGCGGCTCTGGCTGGAGGAGTACGCGACCCGTTTCGCCACGGTCGAGATCAACAACGCCTTCTACCGGCTGCCGTCGCGGGGCACCTTCGAGACCTGGCGGGAGCGCACCCCGCCGGACTTCGTGGTCGCCGTGAAGGCGAGCCGGTATCTGACCCACATCAAGCGGCTGCGGGACCCCGAGGAGCCGGTCCACCGCCTGATGACCCACGCCGCCGGCCTCGGCGACCGCCTGGGCCCGGTACTTGTCCAGCTTCCGCCCACGCTGCGTGCCGACCCCGGTCTGCTGGACGCCTGTCTCGCCTGTTTCCCGTCCGGCACCCGGATCGCGGTCGAACCGCGCCACGACTCCTGGTGGGCACCGGCGGTGCGCGAGGTGCTCGAAGCGCGGGGCGCCGCCCTGTGCTGGGCCGATGTCCTGTCCCGGCCCGCCACCCCGCTGTGGCGCACCGCCGACTGGGGGTACGTCCGCTTCCACGAGGGCCGCGCCCGCAGGTGGCCGCGCTACGGCCGCCAGGCCCTGGTGACCTGGGCGCGGCGCATCGCCGAGACCTGGCCCGACGATCACGAGGTCTACGCGTACTTCAACAACGACCCGCATGCGGCGGCGGTCGAGGACGCGGCGGTGTTCGCCCGGGTGGCGAAGGCGACGGGCCTGACGGTCACCCGTACTCCGGGCGGTGACGAATGA
- a CDS encoding DUF5925 domain-containing protein, whose amino-acid sequence MSANPHDALPIRLNVDDSDSPSDVVDALFLGRFATGEQPHSHAANIDRVRTGATLLPPGARVLRSARDDDRSATLAEGDGWTLLVSRWNRGADVTVTATSAELAEKVLGQATDGAADEPEPQPENVTMGFWYVSPRRGPHRTTRQISAGTWEEVRPNYTTPVADAMDRLMKTTPEDIAGRLLLLHGPPGTGKTSALRTLARSWRDWCQVDCVLDPERLFSDVGYLMDIAIGEEDGTGKGRWRLLLLEDCDELIRGEAKHTAGQALSRLLNLTDGLLGQGRNVLVGVTTNEDLERLHPAVVRPGRCLARIEVGPLTRREAVNWLGTEEGVGREGATLAELYALRRGTSPTSLPEPREGADAGLYL is encoded by the coding sequence ATGTCTGCGAACCCACACGACGCTCTGCCGATCCGGCTCAACGTCGACGACAGCGACTCCCCGTCCGATGTCGTCGACGCGCTGTTCCTCGGCCGCTTCGCGACGGGCGAGCAGCCGCACTCGCACGCGGCGAACATCGACCGGGTGCGCACCGGGGCGACGCTGCTGCCGCCGGGCGCCCGGGTGCTGCGTTCGGCGCGCGACGACGACCGCAGCGCGACGCTGGCGGAGGGTGACGGCTGGACGCTCCTGGTGTCCCGCTGGAACCGGGGCGCCGACGTCACGGTCACCGCGACCAGCGCCGAGCTGGCGGAGAAGGTGCTCGGGCAGGCGACGGACGGCGCGGCGGACGAGCCGGAGCCGCAGCCGGAGAACGTGACGATGGGGTTCTGGTACGTGTCCCCGAGGCGCGGCCCGCACCGTACGACGCGCCAGATCTCGGCGGGCACGTGGGAGGAGGTCCGCCCCAACTACACGACGCCCGTCGCGGACGCGATGGACCGTCTGATGAAGACCACCCCGGAGGACATCGCGGGCCGGCTGCTGCTGCTCCACGGACCGCCGGGCACCGGGAAGACGTCGGCGCTGCGCACCCTCGCCCGCTCCTGGCGGGACTGGTGCCAGGTGGACTGCGTCCTCGACCCCGAGCGGCTGTTCTCGGACGTCGGCTATCTGATGGACATCGCGATCGGCGAGGAGGACGGGACGGGCAAGGGCCGCTGGCGGCTGCTGCTCCTCGAGGACTGCGACGAGCTGATCCGGGGCGAGGCGAAACACACGGCGGGCCAGGCGCTGTCGCGGCTGCTGAACCTCACCGACGGCCTGCTGGGCCAGGGGCGCAACGTCCTGGTGGGCGTCACGACCAACGAGGACCTGGAACGCCTCCACCCGGCGGTCGTCCGCCCCGGCCGCTGCCTGGCCCGCATCGAGGTGGGCCCGCTGACCCGCCGCGAGGCGGTGAACTGGCTCGGCACGGAGGAGGGGGTGGGCCGCGAGGGTGCGACCCTGGCGGAGCTGTACGCACTGCGCCGGGGCACGTCCCCGACCTCGCTGCCGGAGCCGCGGGAGGGGGCGGACGCGGGGCTCTACCTGTAG